From the genome of Desulfovibrio psychrotolerans, one region includes:
- a CDS encoding gp436 family protein, with product MYATVDDMTARFGHQELLELTDTAMTGSADVTAVLTALGDATELVNGYVAARYRVPLHPVPDMARRWCCDIARFYLHKVAVPDAVKAGHDTALQGLREVARGVVQLQSAGLETTGATGGETVLSVGGRTFTNDSMKGF from the coding sequence ATGTACGCAACAGTAGATGATATGACTGCCCGTTTCGGTCATCAGGAACTGCTGGAACTGACCGACACGGCCATGACCGGCTCCGCGGATGTCACCGCAGTGCTGACAGCGCTCGGCGATGCCACGGAACTGGTCAACGGTTATGTGGCGGCCCGCTACCGGGTGCCTCTGCACCCGGTGCCCGACATGGCCCGCCGTTGGTGCTGCGACATCGCCCGCTTCTATCTGCATAAGGTTGCCGTGCCCGATGCCGTCAAGGCCGGGCACGACACCGCCCTGCAGGGGCTGCGTGAAGTGGCTCGCGGTGTGGTGCAGTTGCAGTCTGCCGGACTGGAAACAACCGGAGCCACGGGCGGCGAAACGGTCCTTTCCGTCGGTGGCAGAACCTTTACCAATGACAGCATGAAGGGGTTCTGA
- a CDS encoding HI1506-related protein — translation MPVMIRITAKRDGHRRAGMAHSGTRDYPEGTFSNEQLDALYADPMLVVDEVDVPDLGSLGEPEETDAEAKTGKGKNAAKPAPVGKAQAGTETSAEGGK, via the coding sequence ATGCCCGTTATGATCAGGATCACCGCGAAGCGTGACGGTCACCGTCGCGCAGGCATGGCCCACTCCGGCACCCGCGATTACCCGGAAGGCACCTTTTCCAACGAACAGCTGGACGCCCTGTACGCCGACCCCATGCTGGTGGTGGATGAGGTGGACGTGCCCGACCTTGGTTCTTTGGGCGAACCGGAAGAAACCGACGCCGAGGCCAAAACCGGCAAGGGGAAGAATGCTGCGAAGCCTGCCCCTGTGGGAAAGGCCCAAGCCGGGACTGAAACCTCCGCCGAGGGCGGAAAGTAG
- a CDS encoding Mu-like prophage major head subunit gpT family protein gives MIINQQSLQALFTGFRLVFQQAFEGAPADHEKIAMVVKSTAKLETYPWLGNTTGFREWLGDRVIQNLKLHSFTIKNLSFENTVGVDRDDIEDDAVGAYTPLFAQLGQDAKVHPSLLTYGLLLNGFTGRCYDGQPFFDTDHPVLDEDGSEISVSNFGGGTGTPWFLLDTTRAVKPIIFQERRKYTFVSMDAPTDEAVFSAKQYRYGVDCRANAGYGLWQLAHASKQDLTAETYGAARAAMMGMKGDRGKPLGVRPSLLVVPPSLEKKALEVIKAERDASGATNVYQNSAEVLVSPWLA, from the coding sequence ATGATTATCAATCAGCAGAGCCTTCAGGCGCTGTTCACCGGATTCCGTCTCGTTTTCCAGCAGGCGTTCGAAGGTGCCCCGGCGGACCATGAAAAAATCGCCATGGTGGTCAAGAGCACGGCCAAGCTGGAAACCTATCCGTGGCTGGGCAACACCACCGGATTCCGCGAATGGCTGGGCGACCGTGTCATCCAGAATCTGAAGCTGCATAGCTTCACCATCAAGAACCTTTCGTTTGAAAACACCGTGGGCGTGGATCGCGACGATATCGAAGACGATGCCGTGGGGGCGTACACGCCGCTCTTCGCGCAGTTAGGCCAGGATGCCAAGGTGCATCCTTCCCTTCTGACCTATGGACTGCTCCTGAATGGCTTCACCGGTCGTTGCTATGACGGCCAGCCGTTCTTCGACACCGACCACCCCGTGCTGGACGAGGACGGCAGCGAGATCAGCGTTTCCAACTTCGGCGGCGGCACCGGCACACCGTGGTTCCTGCTGGATACCACCCGTGCCGTGAAGCCCATCATATTCCAGGAACGGCGTAAATATACCTTTGTGAGCATGGATGCGCCTACGGACGAAGCCGTGTTCAGCGCAAAGCAGTATCGCTACGGCGTGGATTGCCGCGCCAACGCCGGATACGGCCTGTGGCAGCTGGCCCACGCCAGCAAGCAGGACCTGACTGCCGAAACCTACGGCGCCGCGCGTGCCGCCATGATGGGCATGAAGGGTGACCGGGGCAAACCCCTTGGTGTGCGCCCCAGCCTGCTGGTGGTGCCGCCCTCTCTGGAAAAGAAGGCGCTGGAAGTCATCAAGGCCGAACGCGATGCCTCCGGTGCCACCAACGTCTACCAGAACTCGGCGGAAGTGCTCGTCTCGCCGTGGCTCGCATAA